A single Curtobacterium sp. MCSS17_015 DNA region contains:
- a CDS encoding SDR family oxidoreductase yields MSSPLAPGSLDGTRALVTGSSRGIGADTVGYLAEAGAKVVVNYRNKARRAEQIAEKIVAGGGAALALGADLTDHESVQAMVDAVVQEWGGIDLLVLNASGGMESGMGDDYALRLNRDAQVDMLQTAVPHMPAGSRVVFVTSHQAHFVETAETLPEYVPVAKSKRAGELALRELLPQLEAAGIEFVTVSGDMIEGTITATLLNRINPGAIEGRREAVGKLYSVSEFAAEIALAAVEPIPADHTKLVGDVSSFTN; encoded by the coding sequence GTGAGCAGCCCCCTCGCCCCCGGATCCCTCGACGGCACGCGCGCCCTCGTCACCGGTTCCTCCCGCGGCATCGGCGCCGACACGGTGGGGTACCTGGCCGAGGCGGGGGCCAAGGTCGTCGTCAACTACCGCAACAAGGCCCGCCGTGCGGAGCAGATCGCCGAGAAGATCGTCGCCGGTGGGGGAGCTGCGCTCGCCCTCGGCGCCGACCTCACCGATCACGAATCGGTCCAGGCGATGGTCGACGCCGTCGTGCAGGAGTGGGGCGGCATCGACCTCCTGGTGCTGAACGCCTCGGGCGGCATGGAGTCCGGCATGGGCGACGACTACGCGCTCCGGCTCAACCGGGACGCGCAGGTCGACATGCTCCAGACCGCCGTCCCGCACATGCCCGCCGGCTCCCGCGTCGTGTTCGTCACGAGCCACCAGGCCCACTTCGTCGAGACCGCCGAGACGCTGCCGGAGTACGTCCCGGTCGCGAAGAGCAAGCGCGCCGGAGAACTGGCCCTCCGCGAACTCCTGCCGCAGCTCGAGGCCGCCGGCATCGAGTTCGTCACGGTCTCCGGCGACATGATCGAGGGCACCATCACGGCGACCCTCCTCAACCGCATCAACCCCGGCGCGATCGAGGGGCGTCGCGAGGCCGTCGGCAAGCTGTACAGCGTGTCCGAGTTCGCGGCCGAGATCGCCCTCGCGGCGGTCGAACCGATCCCGGCGGACCACACGAAGCTCGTCGGGGACGTCAGCTCCTTCACGAACTGA
- the tatC gene encoding twin-arginine translocase subunit TatC, translating into MSLGQHLIELRNRLFKAVVAVLVAAIGGWFLTPFVLDALRSPVTQLAEVGGHTAELNFPMITGAFDLRLQIAITIGVVIASPVWLYQIWAFIVPALVRREKQYVWGFLGTAIPLFFAGCAFGWYVLPHIVGILGSFVSAQDTSIVDAKAYYDFVIKLIVAVGIAFVLPVFLVLLNFVGVLTAAAIVRSWRVAIVLILVFTALVTPSADVLSMFILAIPMVVLYFAACLVTWLHDRRLAKRQAKLDEEYGL; encoded by the coding sequence ATGTCCCTCGGTCAGCACCTGATCGAGCTGCGCAACCGCCTCTTCAAGGCCGTCGTCGCGGTCCTGGTGGCGGCGATCGGCGGCTGGTTCCTCACCCCGTTCGTGCTCGACGCGCTCCGCTCCCCGGTCACGCAGCTGGCCGAGGTCGGTGGGCACACCGCAGAGCTCAACTTCCCGATGATCACGGGCGCGTTCGACCTCCGGTTGCAGATCGCGATCACGATCGGCGTCGTCATCGCCAGCCCGGTCTGGTTGTACCAGATCTGGGCCTTCATCGTGCCGGCACTGGTCCGTCGCGAGAAGCAGTACGTCTGGGGCTTCCTCGGCACGGCGATCCCGCTGTTCTTCGCCGGATGCGCCTTCGGGTGGTACGTCCTGCCGCACATCGTCGGCATCCTCGGCAGCTTCGTGTCGGCGCAGGACACCTCGATCGTCGACGCGAAGGCCTACTACGACTTCGTCATCAAGCTCATCGTGGCGGTCGGCATCGCCTTCGTCCTGCCGGTCTTCCTCGTCCTGCTCAACTTCGTCGGGGTCCTGACGGCAGCCGCGATCGTCCGGTCGTGGCGCGTGGCGATCGTCCTGATCCTCGTCTTCACGGCGTTGGTCACACCGTCGGCCGACGTGCTGTCCATGTTCATCCTGGCCATCCCGATGGTCGTGCTCTACTTCGCGGCGTGCCTCGTCACGTGGTTGCACGACCGCCGTCTGGCGAAGCGCCAGGCGAAGCTCGACGAGGAGTACGGCCTGTGA
- a CDS encoding NfeD family protein, giving the protein MTVSEWTQVIVWIALVLVLGVVEVFTLDFVFLMLAAGAAGGLVAALLGAPWWLSAIIAAVLALLLLAVVRPRVLQALNRGADPHRTGVEGLVGMAGTVALAFTSSAPGQVRLANGETWSARFAPGAVDRTPPLGTRVVVESIEGSTAVVRIEQKAAQ; this is encoded by the coding sequence GTGACCGTCTCGGAATGGACCCAGGTGATCGTGTGGATCGCACTGGTGCTGGTCCTGGGGGTGGTCGAGGTGTTCACCCTCGACTTCGTCTTCCTCATGCTCGCGGCGGGGGCCGCCGGCGGTCTGGTCGCCGCCCTGCTCGGTGCACCGTGGTGGCTCTCGGCCATCATCGCCGCCGTGCTCGCACTGCTGCTGCTCGCCGTCGTCCGCCCTCGCGTGCTGCAGGCGCTGAACCGTGGTGCCGACCCGCACCGCACCGGTGTGGAGGGCCTGGTCGGGATGGCCGGCACCGTCGCCCTCGCCTTCACCTCCTCCGCGCCCGGTCAGGTCCGCCTCGCGAACGGCGAGACCTGGAGCGCCCGCTTCGCCCCGGGCGCCGTCGACCGCACCCCACCGCTCGGCACCCGCGTGGTCGTCGAGTCCATCGAGGGCTCCACCGCCGTCGTCCGCATCGAACAGAAGGCTGCCCAATGA
- a CDS encoding WYL domain-containing protein: MADAQPLQAQDKLAFLLALVPYLIDRERVSVAEAARHFGVPEARIRRAVELIAVSGVPGETMQYQHGDLFDIAWDDFDQNDMIVLTNLVAIDDAPRLSAREASALIAGLQYLSALPEAADKDAIRALMAKLSRGAGGAATNVAVGQDLHDAALTVIREAMSGRRGLVFEYAGPRTQGSTRRVDPLRVESIDADWYLRAWDLDRAAIRTFRLDRMSGVRVDDRAAERTIEDVVLPDTLFQQSAQDVIVTVELDASSLPLVADFLADTADAPDADGRVRIRLAASAGFDGVVRLVAGLPGRAVVIDPPAARQAVRDFASAALDIH, translated from the coding sequence GTGGCTGACGCGCAACCCCTGCAGGCGCAGGACAAACTCGCCTTCCTGCTGGCCCTCGTGCCCTACCTCATCGACCGCGAACGCGTCTCCGTCGCCGAGGCCGCCCGGCACTTCGGCGTCCCCGAGGCCCGCATCCGTCGCGCCGTCGAACTCATCGCCGTGTCCGGGGTGCCCGGCGAGACCATGCAGTACCAGCACGGTGACCTGTTCGACATCGCGTGGGACGACTTCGACCAGAACGACATGATCGTCCTGACGAACCTCGTGGCGATCGACGATGCTCCCCGGTTGTCGGCGCGGGAGGCCTCGGCGCTCATCGCCGGCCTGCAGTACCTCTCCGCCCTGCCGGAGGCCGCGGACAAGGACGCCATCCGCGCGCTGATGGCGAAGCTGTCGCGTGGTGCCGGTGGCGCAGCGACGAACGTCGCCGTCGGCCAGGACCTGCACGACGCGGCCCTCACCGTGATCCGCGAGGCGATGTCCGGTCGACGCGGGCTGGTGTTCGAGTACGCGGGGCCGCGGACGCAGGGCAGCACCCGACGGGTCGACCCGCTGCGGGTCGAGTCGATCGACGCTGACTGGTACCTCCGTGCCTGGGACCTCGACCGGGCGGCGATCCGGACGTTCCGGCTCGACCGGATGTCCGGCGTGCGCGTGGACGACCGGGCCGCTGAACGCACCATCGAGGACGTCGTGCTGCCGGACACGCTCTTCCAGCAGAGCGCCCAGGACGTCATCGTCACGGTCGAGCTCGACGCGTCGTCGCTGCCGCTCGTCGCCGACTTCCTCGCCGACACCGCGGACGCGCCGGACGCCGACGGTCGCGTACGCATCCGGCTGGCAGCGTCGGCCGGCTTCGACGGCGTCGTCCGGCTCGTGGCCGGGTTGCCCGGTCGGGCCGTGGTGATCGACCCACCGGCCGCCCGCCAGGCGGTCCGCGACTTCGCGTCGGCCGCTCTCGACATCCACTGA
- a CDS encoding NUDIX domain-containing protein yields the protein MTAAHGLRRTSRILLLDPEGRVFLMDTKAPSSDGAHRWITPGGGVDPGESHREAAVRELREETGLVITDPGEPVWSWGFAVTWDEADHDRGHAEFYVVRTPGFELSDAEWTDDERVDILASRWWTADELEATDEPFEPAELPDLVRRHGR from the coding sequence GTGACTGCTGCACACGGCCTGCGCCGGACCTCCCGGATCCTCCTGCTCGACCCCGAGGGGCGCGTGTTCCTGATGGACACGAAGGCACCGTCCTCGGACGGTGCGCACCGCTGGATCACCCCGGGCGGCGGCGTCGACCCGGGGGAGTCCCACCGGGAGGCGGCGGTGCGGGAACTCCGCGAGGAGACAGGCCTCGTCATCACGGACCCGGGTGAGCCGGTGTGGTCCTGGGGCTTCGCGGTCACGTGGGACGAGGCCGACCACGACCGTGGGCACGCCGAGTTCTACGTGGTCCGGACGCCCGGGTTCGAGCTCTCCGACGCCGAGTGGACCGACGACGAGCGGGTCGACATCCTCGCGTCGCGGTGGTGGACGGCGGACGAGCTCGAGGCGACCGACGAGCCGTTCGAGCCGGCGGAGCTCCCGGACCTCGTCCGGCGCCACGGACGCTGA
- a CDS encoding WYL domain-containing protein — MPTTRAPRVPAEERLFSLVLALLSTESGLTKSEILANVQGYRQRYAPGGDNASLERQFERDKDDVRELGIPLETIETPGSAGNNQTLRYRIPKGEYDLPLDVRFTPDESALLSLAAMAWREGALSADSRRGLLKVRSAGSEDDGAEHEGADGASPIGAYAPRLRTRDAAFEPLRSALDRGAAVRFAYITPGHHEARVRELAPLALVQHGGRWMLAAHEFATRSEKNYLLSRIVGPVTPFEVGQHPAPADAGERALAGLDRVWAERTATVHVVPGSDAERRLTRRRDTTSTTDGELVIHHVDPQILAEELAAFGPEVRVVEPEDLRQRVVERLRVLVADHTGAPDRATGHRTAPDGATRG; from the coding sequence GTGCCCACCACCCGTGCTCCCCGTGTGCCCGCCGAGGAACGGTTGTTCAGCCTCGTGCTCGCACTGCTGTCGACGGAGTCCGGGCTGACGAAGTCCGAGATCCTGGCGAACGTGCAGGGGTACCGGCAGCGGTACGCCCCGGGCGGTGACAACGCGTCGCTCGAGCGGCAGTTCGAGCGTGACAAGGACGACGTCCGCGAGCTCGGGATCCCGCTCGAGACCATCGAGACACCGGGGTCGGCGGGGAACAACCAGACGCTGCGCTACCGGATCCCGAAGGGCGAGTACGACCTGCCGCTCGACGTCCGGTTCACCCCGGACGAGTCCGCGCTGCTCTCGCTCGCCGCGATGGCGTGGCGTGAGGGCGCACTCTCGGCGGACTCCCGCCGCGGCCTGCTCAAGGTCCGGTCCGCCGGGTCGGAGGACGACGGCGCCGAGCACGAGGGCGCCGACGGTGCCTCGCCGATCGGCGCGTACGCACCGCGTCTCCGCACCCGGGACGCCGCCTTCGAGCCCCTGCGGTCCGCGCTCGACCGCGGTGCCGCCGTCCGCTTCGCCTACATCACGCCCGGACACCACGAGGCCCGGGTCCGTGAGCTCGCACCGCTCGCGCTCGTCCAGCACGGCGGCCGGTGGATGCTCGCCGCGCACGAGTTCGCCACGCGGTCGGAGAAGAACTACCTGCTGTCCCGCATCGTCGGACCGGTGACCCCGTTCGAGGTCGGGCAGCATCCCGCACCGGCCGACGCCGGGGAGCGTGCGCTCGCCGGGCTCGACCGGGTGTGGGCCGAGCGTACGGCGACGGTGCACGTCGTCCCGGGGTCGGACGCCGAGCGCCGCCTCACCCGTCGGCGGGACACCACGTCGACGACCGACGGCGAGCTGGTCATCCACCACGTCGACCCGCAGATCCTGGCCGAGGAGCTCGCGGCGTTCGGCCCCGAGGTCCGTGTCGTCGAGCCGGAGGACCTCCGCCAGCGTGTCGTCGAGCGGCTCCGCGTGCTCGTCGCCGACCACACCGGGGCGCCCGACCGTGCCACGGGGCACCGCACGGCACCGGACGGAGCGACACGTGGCTGA
- a CDS encoding SPFH domain-containing protein, protein MTLSTGTIVLLVLIAVLVVFVIVVLSKAVRIVPQATAGIVERLGKYHKTLNPGLNLLVPFIDRLRPLLDMREQVVSFPPQPVITEDNLVVSIDTVVYFQVTDARAATYEIANYLGAVEQLTTTTLRNVVGGLNLEEALTSRDNINGQLRVVLDEATGKWGIRVGRVELKAIEPPVSIQDAMEQQLRAERSRRAAILQAEGTKQSAILEAEGQRQAAILAAEGDAKAQVLRAEGEAQAIATVFDAIHAGDPDEKLLSYQYLQTLPKIAEGTSNKLWMIPSEFTEALSGIAKGFTAPRSGSGPATGGAAGADFLSRISKLANESLANTAAADGSARSGAPAADASVADIVPPSELDDRLAESDRSVDARLSEADRAADAAFGSDGAPKD, encoded by the coding sequence ATGACCCTCTCCACCGGGACGATCGTGCTCCTCGTCCTGATCGCCGTCCTCGTCGTCTTCGTGATCGTCGTGCTGTCCAAGGCGGTCCGGATCGTCCCCCAGGCCACGGCGGGCATCGTCGAGCGCCTCGGGAAGTACCACAAGACCCTCAACCCCGGGTTGAACCTCTTGGTGCCGTTCATCGACCGGCTCCGCCCGCTCCTCGACATGCGCGAACAGGTCGTCTCGTTCCCGCCGCAGCCGGTGATCACCGAGGACAACCTGGTCGTGTCGATCGACACGGTCGTCTACTTCCAGGTGACCGACGCCCGCGCCGCCACGTACGAGATCGCGAACTACCTCGGTGCCGTCGAGCAGCTGACGACGACCACACTCCGCAACGTGGTCGGTGGGCTCAACCTGGAAGAGGCCCTGACCAGCCGGGACAACATCAACGGTCAGCTCCGCGTCGTGCTCGACGAGGCGACCGGCAAGTGGGGCATCCGCGTCGGCCGGGTCGAGCTGAAGGCCATCGAGCCGCCCGTGTCGATCCAGGACGCCATGGAGCAGCAGTTGCGTGCGGAGCGCAGCCGACGTGCCGCGATCCTGCAGGCCGAGGGCACCAAGCAGTCCGCCATCCTCGAGGCCGAAGGCCAGCGGCAGGCCGCGATCCTCGCGGCGGAGGGTGACGCGAAGGCGCAGGTCCTGCGCGCCGAGGGTGAGGCGCAGGCCATCGCCACGGTCTTCGACGCCATCCACGCGGGCGACCCGGACGAGAAGCTCCTGTCCTACCAGTACCTGCAGACCCTCCCGAAGATCGCCGAGGGGACGTCGAACAAGCTCTGGATGATCCCGAGCGAGTTCACCGAGGCGCTCTCCGGCATCGCGAAGGGCTTCACGGCGCCGCGCTCCGGCAGCGGCCCGGCCACCGGTGGTGCTGCCGGAGCCGACTTCCTCTCGCGCATCTCGAAGCTCGCGAACGAGAGCCTGGCGAACACGGCGGCTGCCGACGGGTCCGCCCGTTCCGGTGCGCCGGCGGCTGACGCGTCGGTGGCCGACATCGTGCCGCCGTCCGAGCTCGACGACCGCCTGGCCGAGTCCGACCGCAGCGTCGACGCCCGCCTGTCGGAAGCCGACCGTGCGGCGGACGCGGCGTTCGGGTCCGACGGCGCCCCGAAGGACTGA
- the lnt gene encoding apolipoprotein N-acyltransferase — MTVVETAVRPPRAVARRGAPAPDGAGEFAALPLGQAFGLSVVGGLLFALSFPAPGWWFLAYPAVACLLLAAAGQRARRASWLGFVAGVAFWVPAISWAGRYLGPVPWFALALLQAALFALGTVAIALAYRWVARVVTSTAARVWGLPAVVAALWTGREWFSGSWPYGGFSWGRVGLSQSQGPFTHLAAYVGVLGLSFVVVYCVAVVVSLGLVRGLRLPMRVATAGLLVSAVLAVPAWPTAVDGTVRVESVQGNGPAGYFDGAAPGDVLRSQVAATDVAARGVDLVVWPEAAAEYDPRREPVIAAALDAVVESVGAPLVTGAVTQTSTGVLHNTSFVWDADGWQASYDKKRPVPFGEYVPDRWFYAELAPSLIGLLQRDYTPGTKPNVLPVAGIRAGVMICFDVVDDGLTADLARGGAQVILAQTNNADFDGTDENLQQLEIARMRAVETGRSLVNISTVGASQVIDPSGRTIDRVPAYTATSMVTDVPLGTSTTPATVASGSITLVLSLGGLLVLLACAPWGRRSR; from the coding sequence GTGACGGTCGTCGAGACAGCCGTGCGTCCGCCGCGTGCGGTGGCCCGGAGGGGTGCTCCCGCGCCCGACGGCGCGGGAGAGTTCGCCGCTCTGCCGCTCGGGCAGGCGTTCGGGCTGTCGGTCGTCGGCGGACTCCTCTTCGCGCTGTCCTTCCCGGCACCGGGCTGGTGGTTCCTCGCCTACCCGGCGGTGGCGTGTCTGCTGCTGGCGGCCGCCGGGCAACGCGCCCGCCGTGCCTCGTGGCTCGGGTTCGTCGCCGGTGTCGCGTTCTGGGTGCCGGCGATCTCGTGGGCGGGCCGGTACCTCGGTCCGGTGCCCTGGTTCGCCCTGGCCCTGCTCCAGGCCGCGCTCTTCGCGCTCGGGACGGTCGCCATCGCGCTCGCGTACCGCTGGGTGGCCCGGGTGGTGACCTCGACCGCCGCACGGGTGTGGGGCCTCCCGGCGGTGGTCGCAGCCCTGTGGACCGGACGCGAGTGGTTCTCGGGCAGCTGGCCCTACGGCGGCTTCTCCTGGGGCCGGGTCGGCCTGTCGCAGTCGCAGGGGCCGTTCACGCACCTCGCGGCGTACGTCGGCGTCCTGGGGCTGAGCTTCGTCGTGGTCTACTGCGTCGCCGTGGTCGTCTCGCTCGGCCTGGTCCGAGGTCTCCGACTGCCGATGCGGGTGGCGACGGCGGGCCTGCTCGTGTCGGCCGTCCTCGCCGTGCCCGCGTGGCCGACCGCGGTCGACGGCACGGTCCGGGTCGAGTCGGTGCAGGGCAACGGTCCGGCCGGCTACTTCGACGGCGCTGCTCCGGGCGACGTCCTGCGGTCGCAGGTCGCAGCGACCGACGTCGCCGCGCGCGGGGTCGACCTCGTGGTGTGGCCGGAGGCCGCCGCCGAGTACGACCCGCGACGCGAACCGGTCATCGCCGCCGCCCTCGACGCGGTGGTGGAGAGCGTCGGTGCCCCGCTCGTCACCGGTGCCGTCACGCAGACCTCGACCGGGGTCCTGCACAACACGTCGTTCGTGTGGGACGCCGACGGCTGGCAGGCCTCGTACGACAAGAAGCGTCCGGTGCCGTTCGGCGAGTACGTCCCGGACCGGTGGTTCTACGCCGAGCTCGCCCCGTCGCTCATCGGTCTGCTGCAGCGTGACTACACGCCCGGCACGAAGCCGAACGTCCTGCCGGTCGCCGGCATCCGTGCCGGTGTGATGATCTGCTTCGACGTGGTCGACGACGGTCTCACGGCCGACCTCGCGCGCGGGGGAGCGCAGGTGATCCTGGCGCAGACGAACAACGCCGACTTCGACGGGACCGACGAGAACCTCCAGCAGCTCGAGATCGCACGGATGCGGGCCGTCGAGACCGGCCGTTCGCTCGTGAACATCTCCACCGTCGGTGCCTCGCAGGTGATCGACCCGAGTGGTCGGACGATCGACCGCGTGCCGGCCTACACCGCGACGTCGATGGTGACCGACGTCCCGCTCGGCACCTCGACCACGCCGGCGACCGTGGCGTCGGGCAGCATCACCCTCGTGCTCTCCCTCGGCGGACTGCTCGTCCTGCTCGCCTGTGCTCCGTGGGGACGGCGCTCGCGCTGA
- a CDS encoding RNA polymerase-binding protein RbpA, producing the protein MADRSLRGMRLGSQSLQSEDGVELSERKRAVYQAASGETFDVVFSAEAEVPAIWSDPRTGHEGRLLGDDGVPVEVAAEDVKAPRTHWDMLLERRSREELEELLQERLQFLRARRGA; encoded by the coding sequence ATGGCTGATCGGAGTCTCCGAGGCATGCGGCTCGGGAGCCAGAGCCTCCAGAGTGAGGACGGTGTCGAGCTCTCCGAACGGAAGCGGGCCGTCTACCAAGCGGCGTCGGGTGAGACCTTCGACGTGGTCTTCTCCGCCGAGGCAGAGGTCCCGGCCATCTGGTCGGACCCGCGCACCGGACACGAGGGCCGTCTGCTCGGCGACGACGGTGTCCCCGTCGAGGTCGCCGCAGAGGACGTGAAGGCACCGAGGACCCACTGGGACATGCTGCTCGAGCGGCGGTCCCGCGAAGAACTCGAGGAGTTGCTGCAGGAGCGACTGCAGTTCCTCCGTGCTCGTCGCGGCGCCTAG
- a CDS encoding DEAD/DEAH box helicase, with product MTETSLSPAERFAAAKVRRRSRNLELFRTDLRFDLDPFQFAACDAVDRGNSVLVAAPTGAGKTIVAEFAIWLAMRQPTAKVFYTTPMKALSNQKYAELVQAYGETEVGLLTGDTNVNPRARVVVMTTEVLRNMIYADSDLLDDLAWVVLDEVHYLADRFRGAVWEEVILHLPTEVRLVSLSATVSNAEEFGDWLQTVRGDTDVIVSEDRPVPLEQHVLVGNKMVDLFDSSGAAATNRVNPELLRLVGGANRHGTNGPRGRRGRPVYPDRRGPRTEKAHREQIAKMLDERMLLPAIFFVFSRNGCDQGVRHVVRSGLSLTTADERREIRETAEYHCRTLLDEDLAVLGYWEWLEGLERGVAAHHAGLLPAFKEVVEDLFQRKLLKVVFATETLALGVNMPARTVVLEKLEKFNGEARVPITPGEYTQLTGRAGRRGIDVEGHSVVQWSDGLEPQAVASLASRRTYPLNSSFKPTYNMAVNLIEQFGRDRTREVLETSFAQFQADRSVVDLARKVRSQQESLDGYQNAMQCHLGDFTEYAALRRRLSDLERSNVPGGREASHGARQDRQAAISEVRRQLQRHPCHACPDREAHARWAERWYKLKRTNDKLVQQIRSRTGAVATTFDRVTEVLLTLGYLVQDEHGDVTVAAGGRRLQRIYGDRDLLVAECLEAGVWKDLTPAQLAGMAATIVYQPRREDAPGTEHAVPRGAFRPALDETLTIWARLDDVERDARLAGSEPPTPAIALGMFRWASGSPLDDVLRSLDLAAGDFVRWSKQVIDLLDQIRNAGDPDLAQTARRATDAVRRGIVAYATV from the coding sequence GTGACCGAGACCAGCCTGAGTCCCGCCGAGCGGTTCGCCGCCGCGAAGGTCCGCCGTCGGTCGCGGAACCTCGAGCTGTTCCGGACCGACCTGCGGTTCGACCTCGACCCGTTCCAGTTCGCCGCGTGCGACGCCGTCGACCGCGGCAACAGCGTGCTCGTGGCCGCGCCGACCGGCGCCGGCAAGACGATCGTGGCCGAGTTCGCGATCTGGCTGGCCATGCGGCAGCCGACGGCGAAGGTCTTCTACACCACGCCGATGAAGGCGCTGAGCAACCAGAAGTACGCCGAGCTCGTGCAGGCGTACGGGGAGACCGAGGTCGGACTCCTCACCGGCGACACGAACGTCAACCCCCGGGCCCGCGTCGTCGTGATGACGACCGAGGTCCTGCGGAACATGATCTACGCCGACTCGGACCTGCTCGACGACCTGGCGTGGGTCGTGCTCGACGAGGTGCACTACCTCGCCGACCGCTTCCGTGGTGCGGTCTGGGAAGAGGTCATCCTGCACCTGCCGACCGAGGTCCGCCTGGTGTCGCTCTCCGCCACGGTGAGCAACGCCGAGGAGTTCGGCGACTGGCTGCAGACGGTCCGCGGCGACACCGACGTCATCGTGTCCGAGGACCGCCCGGTCCCGCTCGAGCAGCACGTGCTCGTCGGGAACAAGATGGTGGACCTGTTCGACTCGTCCGGTGCCGCGGCGACCAACCGGGTGAACCCGGAACTCCTCCGGCTCGTCGGCGGCGCGAACCGACACGGCACGAACGGCCCACGCGGTCGCCGGGGCCGCCCGGTGTACCCGGACCGACGCGGACCGCGCACGGAGAAGGCGCACCGCGAGCAGATCGCGAAGATGCTCGACGAGCGCATGCTCCTGCCCGCGATCTTCTTCGTGTTCAGCCGGAACGGCTGCGACCAGGGCGTCCGGCACGTCGTGCGCTCCGGTCTGTCGCTGACCACGGCGGACGAGCGTCGCGAGATCCGCGAGACGGCGGAGTACCACTGCCGCACCCTGCTCGACGAGGACCTGGCGGTGCTCGGCTACTGGGAGTGGTTGGAGGGACTCGAGCGCGGGGTCGCCGCCCACCACGCGGGTCTGCTGCCCGCGTTCAAGGAGGTCGTCGAGGACCTCTTCCAGCGCAAGCTCCTCAAGGTCGTCTTCGCCACCGAGACCCTGGCGCTCGGCGTCAACATGCCCGCGCGCACGGTCGTGCTCGAGAAGCTCGAGAAGTTCAACGGCGAGGCCCGGGTCCCGATCACACCGGGGGAGTACACGCAGCTCACCGGTCGTGCCGGGCGCCGCGGCATCGACGTCGAGGGCCACTCGGTCGTGCAGTGGTCGGACGGGTTGGAGCCGCAGGCCGTCGCGTCCCTCGCGAGCCGTCGGACCTACCCGCTCAACTCGTCGTTCAAGCCGACGTACAACATGGCCGTGAACCTCATCGAGCAGTTCGGCCGCGACCGCACGCGTGAGGTCCTCGAGACGTCCTTCGCGCAGTTCCAGGCCGACCGCTCGGTCGTCGACCTGGCCCGCAAGGTCCGGTCGCAGCAGGAGTCCCTCGACGGGTACCAGAACGCCATGCAGTGCCACCTCGGCGACTTCACCGAGTACGCCGCACTCCGCCGTCGGCTGTCCGACCTCGAGCGCTCGAACGTCCCCGGCGGCCGCGAGGCCTCGCACGGGGCGCGTCAGGACCGCCAGGCGGCCATCAGCGAGGTGCGCCGACAGCTCCAGCGGCACCCCTGCCATGCCTGCCCGGACCGCGAGGCCCACGCTCGCTGGGCCGAGCGCTGGTACAAGCTCAAGCGCACCAACGACAAGCTCGTGCAGCAGATCCGTTCCCGGACGGGCGCGGTGGCGACCACGTTCGACCGCGTGACCGAGGTGCTCCTCACACTGGGGTACCTGGTGCAGGACGAGCACGGCGACGTCACGGTCGCGGCCGGCGGTCGTCGCCTGCAGCGCATCTACGGTGACCGCGACCTGTTGGTCGCCGAGTGCCTGGAGGCCGGGGTCTGGAAGGACCTCACGCCGGCCCAGCTCGCCGGCATGGCGGCGACGATCGTCTACCAGCCGCGCCGGGAGGACGCCCCGGGCACCGAGCACGCGGTACCGCGTGGTGCCTTCCGCCCCGCCCTGGACGAGACGCTGACGATCTGGGCGCGCCTGGACGACGTCGAGCGGGACGCCCGGCTCGCCGGCTCCGAGCCGCCGACTCCGGCGATCGCGCTCGGCATGTTCCGCTGGGCCTCCGGCTCGCCGCTCGACGACGTCCTCCGCTCCCTCGACCTGGCCGCCGGCGACTTCGTCCGTTGGTCGAAGCAGGTCATCGACCTCCTCGACCAGATCCGCAACGCGGGCGACCCGGACCTCGCGCAGACCGCCCGTCGTGCCACCGACGCGGTCCGCCGCGGCATCGTCGCCTACGCGACGGTCTGA
- a CDS encoding DUF4190 domain-containing protein, giving the protein MTNTTNPYQSTAQSSQKFSTLAIVGFVLAFVINIAGLVVSLIALSQIKRTGERGRGLAIAGVVISVLSLVIGVFSSIAFFNAAANMNTALGF; this is encoded by the coding sequence ATGACCAACACCACCAACCCGTACCAGAGCACGGCCCAGAGCAGCCAGAAGTTCAGCACGCTCGCGATCGTCGGTTTCGTGCTCGCCTTCGTCATCAACATCGCGGGTCTCGTCGTCAGCCTCATCGCCCTGTCGCAGATCAAGCGCACGGGGGAGCGTGGCCGCGGCCTCGCGATCGCCGGTGTGGTCATCTCCGTCCTGTCGCTCGTCATCGGCGTCTTCTCGTCGATCGCGTTCTTCAACGCGGCCGCGAACATGAACACGGCGCTCGGCTTCTGA